Proteins found in one Plasmodium malariae genome assembly, chromosome: 13 genomic segment:
- the PmUG01_13060600 gene encoding fam-m protein codes for MMEQKINLLVIIKIAEYVFLTLICHFNKFEKSSHENWHIGEKFYTKNYRLLAKYEQLKDLNNAWLKEKYQNSVANGQKHISNSDKVAKGRNQKSNRSSLNKAQYYTEVIDYNNAMFDGKHFHFEKKWMKKKDYDDLVEKNRRIRDIAEKKIKFRNYRFGLALFLLFFLLGIGFPILKVLGTSKILGTTDPFEEFLTNIKNYLDKIYIPQKYFYLLSFAIVIILLAVIIIISISKILINNEKYKKIKLMTD; via the exons atgatggaacaaaaaataaacttacTTGTTATCATAAAAATTGCTGAGTATGTCTTTTTAACTTTGATATGtcattttaacaaatttgaG AAATCCTCACATGAGAACTGGCACATTggtgaaaaattttatacaaaGAACTATCGATTATTAGCAAAATATGAACAGCTTAAGGATTTAAATAATGCATGgttaaaagaaaagtatCAAAATAGTGTTGCAAATGGACAAAAACATATATCTAATAGTGATAAAGTGGCAAAAGGAAGAAATCAAAAATCAAATAGaagttcattaaataaaGCGCAATATTATACAGAAGttatagattataataatgcaatgtttgatggaaaacattttcattttgagaAGAAATggatgaaaaagaaagattATGATGATTTagttgaaaaaaatagaagaattaGAGATATAgcagagaaaaaaataaaatttagaaattaCAGATTTGGACTTGCCCTGTTTTTACTCTTTTTCTTGTTGGGAATAGGATTCCCTATATTAAAAGTACTAGGAACGTCTAAAATTCTTGGAACTACAGATCCTTTTGAAGAATTTTTgactaatataaaaaattatctagataaaatatatataccacagaaatatttttatctattatCCTTTGCTatagttattattttattagcagtaataattataatatcgATTTCtaagatattaataaataatgaaaaatataaaaaaattaagttgatGACCgattaa